TTGATTTGTTTCGAACAACAATACCTCTGTCTACTACATATGCATATGATTCATTGGATTTTTTAAAGCGGTATTCTGCTTCAAAATGTTTTTCGTCATTCAATTGTATTACTTCATTAAGGTTGCCTATCACTCTTTCCAAGTCTTCAGGATGTATTCTGTCTGTCCAGGTTTTTAAATTAGGCTTATGGTCTTCAATTTTATATCCAAAAAGCGTTTCAAATCCTTTTCCCCAACTCAGGGTTTTCTTTTTAAAATCCCAGTCCCAGATTGCATCATTAGTTGCTTCTGCTGCAATTTCAAAGCGTTCATTGCTTTGACGTAACTTTTCTTCCGCTATTTTTCGGGTAGTTATATTTTTAAAATACGTAGAAAGTCCTTTTTTTGAAGGGTAAATGCTTAACTCCATCCAAATATTCAATGAGGGATAAAACTCTTCAAAATGAACAACCACTCCGGATTTCATTGCTTTTTGATATTTTTTGAAAAAGCTGAGTTCTTCAGAATCTGAAAAAACTTCCCAGAGATTTTCACCTAAAATATTTTGTCGTTTAACTCTTAAGATTTTTTCTGCTTCTCTATTCCAGTAGGTTATCATCCAGTTTTTGTCAATTGTAAAGAAGCCGTCTTTGATACTTTCCAGTATCGTATTTTTTTCATTTAAAATGGTTTTTAACTCAATTTCCGCCTTTTTTTTTTGATTTATATCCTGAAAACTTCCGCTTAGCTTAACACATTTATTGTTTTCATATTCAGCGCGACCAATTATTCTTATCCAGACTTCTCTTTTTTTAGCGGTGATTATGGGCATTTCAAAGTCAATAGGCTTCTTATTTTCAATGCAATCAGTAAAAATTTTATTGATGGTTTTCTGATAGTTTTCTTTATAAAAACCTATGGTGTTTGTAGTGTCCGGCACAAAATCATCATCTACTTCATGGATTTGCCTGGTTATGTCTGACCAGTAAACTGTGTTTTTAACCAAATCTACTTCCCAACTGCCAATTCTGGCTAACTTATTAGCATTGTCTAATAAATTCTGCATGTTTTTCTGTTCGGTTATATCCCTTCCGTAACAAAATGCAAGCCCTTCCTCTCGGATTAGGTCAGATGAACTCCATGCAATCCATTTTATATCTCCGGATTTAGTGATATAGCGATTGACAAAGTTGTTAGAGTGCCTTTCTCCACTTATTGTTTCTTTAAATTCTTTTAGGGTATCTTTTGTGTCTGTTGAAAAGACAAAGTTTTCAAATGGTTGAGAAGTTAATTCAATATCTGTATATCCCATCAGCTTTGTAAAAGCCGGGTTAACTTTTCTAAAGTGTCCTTCCGGACCTGCTATAGCCAAGATGTCAGGTGAATGTTGAAAAAAGCTGTTTAGTTCGATCTCGGATTGTTTACGAATTATTTCAGAACCAATAAAATTTCCCATTTGCTTTAATACATCAGTAAAATATGGGTATAATCTATTAGACTTTTCAATGCCGCATACCAAAACACCTATAATCTCTTTGTTGTGAAAAAGGGGTATGCCAAACACTTTAGTCAGCCCGGATTTTTGAGCAGCTTTTTTTCGAATGAATAAGTTTTTTTTATCTACATTATCCCAAATATTAGACTTTTTAGTTTCCCAAACGGTTCCGGGCAATCCTTCTCCCCGAAAAAAGCTTTTTACAGACTGACTTTTTGCATAAAATGTGTAGCCAACAGTTGTGTTTGTAAACGTAGCTGCTTGTAAAAGTTTTGAGGAAGTTGAATCTGTTAACCAAATTTCAGTCAGATTGAATTCGCCAAATTTGTATATATATTGTAAAAGCTTTTTTAAACAGCCTTTAATTGTTTTTTCCCGGTTGAAAATATTACTGATAGCATCTACGATTTTTTTGCGATTTTCCTGAATTATTTGTTCTGTTCTGTCATTACATACCATCAGGCAACATTTTTTTCCTTCAAGGAGTAGTTCGCTTGTAGTGATTTCTACTTTCACTACTTTTTGGTCACCGACTAAAAGTGTATGGAGCTCTTTTTGTTTGAGATTTGATAAATCTAAAGTTTCTTGAGAAAGTTTTTGTAAACCTATTTCGGCTAAACCCATTTTTTTTATTTCATTTGCGGAGAAACCAAATAGCTTTTTGGCAGCAGCATTAGCATCTAAAAATTTATTTTCTTCATAACTGAAAAGTAATACAGCCTGAGGGCTGCTTCGAAAAAGGGTTTCATACTTTAGTTTTGAATTTTTAATGTCTAAACGACTTTTCCTTAATTCTAATAGTGCAACAACCTGATTTGCTAAGTTCTTTAAAGCTCTTTTTTGATAATCGTTTATCTTTTTTTCTTTATTATCAACCACACATAATGTACCTATTGGATTTCCCCGGGGAGTAATTAAAGGAACTCCGGCATAAAATACAAAATTTGGCTTTCCGGTAACTAAAGGGTTGTTTTTGAATCGGTTGTCTTTTCTTGCATTTAAAACGATGAAAATATCATCAGGGCTTTTTACTGCATGTTTGCAAAAAGAATGTTCAATGGGTGTTTCATTTATATCTATTCCATAGCCGGACTTAAAAAATTGTCTTTCAGTATCAAGTAAACTAACAAAGGAAATAGGTACATTACAAATATGCGCGATCAACTCAGTTATGTTATCATACTCTTTTTCAGGCAAAGTGTCTAGTATATTATATGCCTGCAAAGTGTTTCTACTTTGAATGTATGTATTAGTTCTAGTCATTTTTAAAGAAGTTATCTCAAACCAATTATTAAAGTTAGTCATTTTACACAATATATAAATTAAAAGTTTAAAAAATTGAAATTGTTTTTTAGGATTATACTAATTTTCTAAATATTTTCTATAGCTATTCTTTGTGTTTCTTGCTTTTTTGAAAATCGATAATTCTGTTTTACTTTTAAGAAAGTTTTTCAAATAAAAAGTATAGCTTGTATTGCATAATAGATATTGAAACGACCGGTGGGAATCATAGTACAGGAAAAATAACCGAAATTGCTGTTTATAAACACGATGGCCAAAAAATTATTGATGAGTTTATAAGTCTGGTAAATCCGGAGACGGAAATTCCAAGATATATAAGTTTTTTGACCGGCATTACTGAGGAAATGGTTGCCGATGCACCGAGGTTTTTTGAAATAGCCAAGCAGATAGTTGAAATTACCGAGGGGAATATTTTTGTTGCTCATAATGTTAATTATGATTACAGTTTTATTTGCAAGGAATTTAAAGAACTCGGTTATGTGTTTTCAAGGGAAAAGATATGCACAGTTAGAAAAAGCAGACAGCTATTTCCCGGTTTACCCTCTTACTCTTTAGGTAAATTATGCTCCAGTCTTGGAATTTCTGTACACGACAGACATAGGGCGGCCGGTGATGCATTGGCTACCGTTGCACTATTTGAAAAGCTTTTAAAGCTTGAGCCGAAGATGAAGACTCAAACTGTCACTTCTTATAAGTATTTCTCGGGCTTAGAATCAAAAACTTATTATCAGGAAATTAATCACTTACCGGAAAAAACAGGTATTTATTATTTTCGGAATGAGAAGGATGAGATTATTTATATCGGCAAGAGCAAAAACATTAAAAAAAGAGTTTTAACTCATTTGAGGCTCAGCAAATCTGAGCGGACAATACTTATGCAACAGGAGATTCACTCAATAGATTATGAACTGACTGGCTCAGAGTTGGTATCTCTGATAAAGGAATCAGGAGAAATAAAAAGGTTTCAGCCCCGCTATAATCGTGCGCGAAGGAAAGAAAACTATCCCTTTGCCATATACAGTAGTGTTGATTTGTTTGGGTATATACATTTTACCTTTGGAAAAACCGATTCAGCGAAAAAGCCAATAGCATTATTTGCTTCTAAAATGGAGGCCGGGAAAAGAATGTTGCAATTATGTGAAGCTTTTGAACTTTGTTACGGACTTTGCGGAGTGGGCGATTGCAGTAAGAGTTGCATTCACTTTTCAATGGGTAATTGTTTGGGTGCCATGAAACAAAAAGAAAAGTCTGAAAGCTATAACCGCCGTGCAGAAAAGCTAATTGCTACACTTGAATATGATTTGCCGGATGCTGTGCTTATTGATAAAGGAAGATCGGAGGAGGAAATGAGTTGTGTTTTAGTTGAAAATGGAGTTTTTAAAGGTTATGGTTATGCGGATAAAAACTATGTAAGGAGTATAGAAGATTTGCGGGATTGCATTCAGCTGATGGAAGAAAACAGAGATATAAAAAGCATTTTGAAACACTTTATCAGTAAAAACAAAGTTGAAAAAATAATTCCTTTGAATGATATGACTACTTTGTAGTGGTTGGGAGGGATAAAAGTGTCTTATATCTCACAGGCCTGTTTTGTGCAATGGGTCACCCAAAATCAAGATTTTTTACAAG
This genomic stretch from Chitinophagaceae bacterium harbors:
- a CDS encoding PAS domain S-box protein, producing MTNFNNWFEITSLKMTRTNTYIQSRNTLQAYNILDTLPEKEYDNITELIAHICNVPISFVSLLDTERQFFKSGYGIDINETPIEHSFCKHAVKSPDDIFIVLNARKDNRFKNNPLVTGKPNFVFYAGVPLITPRGNPIGTLCVVDNKEKKINDYQKRALKNLANQVVALLELRKSRLDIKNSKLKYETLFRSSPQAVLLFSYEENKFLDANAAAKKLFGFSANEIKKMGLAEIGLQKLSQETLDLSNLKQKELHTLLVGDQKVVKVEITTSELLLEGKKCCLMVCNDRTEQIIQENRKKIVDAISNIFNREKTIKGCLKKLLQYIYKFGEFNLTEIWLTDSTSSKLLQAATFTNTTVGYTFYAKSQSVKSFFRGEGLPGTVWETKKSNIWDNVDKKNLFIRKKAAQKSGLTKVFGIPLFHNKEIIGVLVCGIEKSNRLYPYFTDVLKQMGNFIGSEIIRKQSEIELNSFFQHSPDILAIAGPEGHFRKVNPAFTKLMGYTDIELTSQPFENFVFSTDTKDTLKEFKETISGERHSNNFVNRYITKSGDIKWIAWSSSDLIREEGLAFCYGRDITEQKNMQNLLDNANKLARIGSWEVDLVKNTVYWSDITRQIHEVDDDFVPDTTNTIGFYKENYQKTINKIFTDCIENKKPIDFEMPIITAKKREVWIRIIGRAEYENNKCVKLSGSFQDINQKKKAEIELKTILNEKNTILESIKDGFFTIDKNWMITYWNREAEKILRVKRQNILGENLWEVFSDSEELSFFKKYQKAMKSGVVVHFEEFYPSLNIWMELSIYPSKKGLSTYFKNITTRKIAEEKLRQSNERFEIAAEATNDAIWDWDFKKKTLSWGKGFETLFGYKIEDHKPNLKTWTDRIHPEDLERVIGNLNEVIQLNDEKHFEAEYRFKKSNESYAYVVDRGIVVRNKSNEVERMIGAMTDITFRKNYEKKLRSLNVKLRNHSRELQISNAELEQFAYIASHDLQEPLRMVTRFLSQLEKKYNDKLDEKARQYIFFAVDGAKRMRQIILDLLHFSRVGRLNEIKEAVNINKIIDDYSTLRKELIGQKAVTLIKNKLPEIYSFKTPVTQIFHNLIDNSIKYSREKVKPIIEINSKEEDEYWEFSVKDNGIGIEEEYFEKIFIIFQRLHDKEEYSGTGMGLAIVKKIIDNMGGKIRVESTPNEGSTFYFTLKK